The archaeon BMS3Bbin15 genome has a window encoding:
- a CDS encoding CGGC domain protein, translating to MPGFVKPLARKAVEKMAEEHGMKKVTEEIALKVKAKYLGIEDDKNKKKIAIVRCDIVSEVCPGIGCLQAYENSKELFERYAGKDTALIGFFTCGGCSGRRTFRLANNLKRYGVDVIHMSSCMLMEEPFNRCIFKEDVNYPSLNPRVLRQGLADASSELIRRY from the coding sequence GTGCCTGGCTTTGTTAAGCCTCTTGCAAGAAAAGCTGTTGAAAAGATGGCGGAAGAGCATGGAATGAAGAAGGTTACTGAAGAGATTGCTCTAAAGGTTAAAGCAAAGTATCTTGGCATTGAAGATGATAAAAATAAAAAGAAAATAGCCATTGTAAGATGTGATATTGTGAGTGAGGTCTGCCCAGGCATAGGCTGCCTTCAGGCCTATGAAAACAGCAAGGAACTGTTCGAGCGATACGCTGGAAAAGACACAGCTCTCATAGGCTTCTTCACCTGTGGGGGATGCTCCGGAAGAAGGACATTCAGACTTGCAAATAATCTAAAGCGATATGGTGTGGATGTTATCCACATGAGTTCATGCATGCTCATGGAAGAGCCCTTCAACAGATGCATATTCAAGGAAGATGTCAACTACCCCTCCCTAAACCCTCGGGTTTTGAGGCAGGGGCTTGCTGATGCAAGCTCCGAGTTGATTAGGAGGTATTGA